GGAGTAACGGACAGACAGGCGGAGCAGCTGTGAAACACACCTCTATGTAATGAAGCACCTCTCTGAAGATGGAGCGTTGTTTCCTCCGGTCGTTCttggctctgtgtttgtttccgTCTGTGGCCAAACTCTTCAGACACTCGCACAGACCTTCACTGTCCTCCACCTCAAACTCCTGTGAACACACATCAGTCACAAAGCTGCAGGAATACAACATTCAAAACACCAGAGTAATGGGAAAGGATTGTTATACTTTTACCACCAGCTTCAGgtgagaaggtgtgtgtgtgtgtgtgtgtgtgtgtgtgtgtgtgtgcgtgcgttcaCCTCGTCTATATCCCTCCCCAGCTCCACCAGCAGAGCGATGGTCTCTCCCGCTGCGATCCTGTAGTTGACGTCGTTGCTCTGCAGACAGGCCTGCAGTTTGGGGAGGTGACTGGAGGCGGGAAAACAGTCAGAGAATCACTGTTAGTTACACTATTGTTAAAGTCTAGCACCCTGCCTCGCCTGCCAATCACATGTCATCCTATTAACCACACCCAGGAAGTGATATAACCCCACCTTTGTCTGCAAACCACTGACAACAAAGAACCACAGAGTGAAGTACGGACTTTTAAAGCAGTTATGTGGTTAGAATTTTATTGCGTCACGACtcttaaatgtttatttgtgtttcattaGATTCCTGTGATTACTACGCTGGCGTCAGTTTGATTCactttaaccctaaccctttatTATTACTAGTGCTGacattttaagttgatatgtaattgtatttaatttgtttttatttatttcaatatcTCTTGTATAGAAAAAGAATGATCCATCCAGCAACCATCGACCTCAGGATCTTGAATTgtgataaattaaatatttggaGCAGCTTCTGGACCCAGTGTTTAAATGTTCAGATGTTCAGTGAGCCGACGCCTCCAACACCTCCACCTTCATTAAATGAACATGGTGACTCCTGAGACTAACACGGTCCATCACACTGTCTGAACAGAGATGGGCAGACGGGAGCTGATCATAAATAAACTGAGCTGATACCCGATAAACACCTGATCATGTGACTGCTGAGTTTAAACTGGTGTGGACTCTGAtaacagtgacaggaaacacacagacagatccTGCTAACAAACTGAAGCTTCGTCAGTCATTTCCTACACGAGCCTGAAGTCTGGTGTTTGTGAACGTGTCCCTCCTCTCACAGATAATGTGCTGCACATTAACAGAAGGACGAGCTGCCACGTCCTGGTCTGGCTCAACTCTGAGTTCCCTGTTTGGACTTTTAAGTGGAAACgagacaaaaacactgacagatgttAAACTGGTGACGTCAGGtcatttttctttgtgactTCAGCCTTTAAATCAGCTTCAGCTGTGACAGGAGGATTTTCATGACAGAGCACATATCAACCCTGTAGTCCAGTCTGGATCACACTGGGTTTTTAGTGTGTGTTACTCACAGGTCGAGCAGCACCTTCAGCCTGGAGGCGGGACAGAGGgtgaccagcagagaccaggcCTGCAGAGCAGCACTGTGGAGGCCTGGACTCCCAGGTTTAGGTGTGGGCAGCGCCCCCTCTCTGTTGGGGTAGGAAGTCATGAATATACTCTCCAGAAGAGCCAAAGACTTGATCAGGTCCTGAGAGAGATCAGCAGAGACGTtcagggaaaacagagagagaaacattaatgagagagaggaagtgattctaTTTCACAGCACAGTGATCAGTTCAGCTGCTGATGGGTGAAGCCATGTTTTACAGAGGTTTTATACATGGAGCGAGGAGGTGTGGCCTGCTCTTCACCATGTGACAGTCAGACAACAGTCAGACTCTTCCCTGTGATACAGATGTTTCCCTGTAAGAGATTCATGGATATCACCAGATGTtctcacctctccctcctcagcAGCTGACACATAACAGCACATCCCCAGAGCTCTGGCACACTGCAGGAAACAGCAGACAATGAGACGTGATGAGACGGGGacagacacaggcacacaagaacacaacatgaggttagcttagcatcatGTCAGTTAGGTGAGAACATGTTCCAtcatctgatttattttcagtaacTTAGTCAACCTTAAaatagtttttccttttttcattttcaaatgaatcaaataaatgataatgtgGTTTCTACATATGGATGTAAAGTAGAGGGTCCTCCAGAGTCTCTACACTCTGTCTCCTCTTAGTTTCATAGTgacagaaagcagcagctgacagaCCTAGAGATCCTCCTTAAATGAACAGTCCACCTTAAAACTGAATTTGCCCAGAGGATGAGTCAtagatttttaatgtttaatgttgttcagtgagtctctgtcctgtgactgacaggtgagtgTCAGCTGGCTGAACCAGATGTTTCTgaatcatctgtgttttttattgtcacattttcactgtgttgtaAAGTGTCTTTGAAAGGCGCCTATAAATAAAAcgtattattatcattattattataatacagtTCCTGGGCTTAAGCTCCATCGTTTACACACAGCTCAGAGCTGACATGTATATAAGATTTCATTTTCTCTATAAATGAAGATGATCTCAGAGCAGGAGGTTCCCATCATCACTCACACTCTGGCGTGCCGCGATGCTGGCACTGTTATCCATCAGGAGGGCAGTGAGGATGGGGCGGAGCACCTTGAAGCCCTCCTCCGCCTCATCTCCGCCCTCCAGCTGGATACAGAGCAGAGCGAAGACTGTGGCCGCCGCCGCCTGCTCCTCTCCGCCACctgaacagagagaacaggaagtgattattCATGTTTCACTTACTCTGGTTCCACCTGAACACACAAGAGGAAACAGTTTCAACACTGATGAtgagactgaactgaaatgGATCCTGTGAAAGACTGAATCAAACGTAAAACACAGGatacaacaaacaaagacagataagaagagagggaaaaattataataagtaataataattgCAGATTGTATTAcggtagaaaaaaaagaaaagaaaattaaccCTTTTTAAGACTTCTCTCCAGACAGTCACTGACAGTGAGGCGTCGCTCTGTCAGGAAGTCGTACAACACTTTGGACGAGAAGGCCTGACGCAACGACTCGAGGGCGGCCAGACGAGTCTTagcactgagagagagagagacagagagagagacagaaagagagacagacagacagacagagagagacagagagacagacagagagagacagacagagagagagagagacagagagagagagaggaggataaaTTGAGTTCCTCAACTTCCTGTCTTCTACAATCTTTATCGTTCTGCTGTTATTGTTGGGTCAAAGGTTAAAAACTCGCTCACCTCTTGTCCATCAGGTTGTCTATACACTGTTTGAGTTTGTCTTCCGTTTCCTCCTGTGCAGTCTGTTCATCCACCTGTTCCCCCCCTGAGTTCATCACAGTTTAAAGCCACAGTTAAAGAGGGAAACATCAGGTCCACTGTAAGAGACCGGCTGTATTTACTTCCTGTGGGGTCTACAAGCAGCAACATGGCACttatctaaaataaataatactctATTCATGTCCCCACCTGTTCCCTCCTCCAGCACTGATGTAGTTTCACTGGCGCTGCTGCAGTGGCTCAGAATATCAGACGTCAGCTCATCATCACTGGCTCCAGACTCTCCCTTCACCCCATTCCTAacacctggggggggggggggggggggggggggggggggggtaatagAGTTAAATAAtcgtgatctcaatattgatcaaaaataattgtgattatgtttttgtcataCTCGAGCAGCCATactgaaaacaatataaaaatgaagaCGATTTTTGTTCCTCTACGTCTGGAGAACAAGATCTGTAGgtcggggcgtctctgtagcaccacaacactggtggtgctaacaatgctaatgctaacaatgctaagGCTAACAATGCTCAACAACATGACACATTTCACCTTCTtcacaaaaactgcagctgctgagatTTGAATATTGAACTTGGTCAAACTGagatttcaaatatattttgatgaatTGTGCAGCTCTAATACAGAGTGACAAAATAACTACTTGTTcctgtgaaagtgaaataaaagcataaacaggaagaagacagaGTTAACCAGAGGTTGTCTGGGGCCCAGTTCTCCACAGTAACAGCAGGTTTAATGAAGATGACTGTAGCTCCCTCTGCTCAGCTGTCGGTCTGTGTCAGTAACCGGACACCATGAGTTCatctctcagacacacagagtcTTTATAGAGTCTATATAGAGTCTATATGATCTGTGAAGCATTAGACCTGCTGACACACTGAAGACGTTTCTTcatcagactgactgactgatgaagacagacctcctcctcctcttataAACATCCAGAGAGCAGCTCTTCACACTGCTGTGACTACTACTGTGGAAGAACTGTAAATAACTAAAGGTAAAAATATCAGACCTCTTACATTAGTTTggataaaatatatatttaaatgtatttctctctcatatatatatatataatatataatatctaaatgcatatttaaaagcattcaaataaacactttaatcacagtttatataaacacatgtCCACTTGTTTGAATGAATATATTATACacaagtgttgtttttaatcgatgaaatgtgtatttctgatattgatatttcttttttgttataaattttatttttctgttctctgtctcACGTGTAAATGAGATCTTGATCTcaatgtgacttcctgattaaataaagtacgtaaacatacattttatgcACCTTTTCCCTGCATCATGTTTTATCATCAGTCTGACCCACACACGGACTCATGTTCTCCTGGTTAATGACAAGGAGAGACAACGGAAGAATTTCCCATCAGGCAGTTCTCCTCcatcttgtgtgtttgtatttagaGTCTAAACAGAACAGGGAGCAGAGGCCAGGCagctaggctaagctaagctacccCTCAGGTTCCTGCTGGCTCAGGACTTTCTACTGTTGGTGGGATTACTGGAGACCAGAGTCACCATTCATCCAGTGTGGACCATCCAGAAGGGtcagaccgtgtgtgtgtgtgtgtgtgtgtgtgtgtgtgtgttcaggtcaaaCAGGACAGTCGAAGTAACCCAGAGGTCATCTATTGTTGCACCAATGCAAcatgggagttgtagttgtGTAACCTTctcaatgaaaaacatttattaatgttgatgtgttttacaTATTGTCGACTGTTGAATCTGCATCTCTATGAAGTCACGTTTTTCTGCTTTAGATACAAGATCAATAATGATTCATGTACCTTAAATACAACAACTCTGATTTCATTAGTTTGTGTCTGACCTCAGGTGATCAGAAAACCCCAGAGGAATCAGTGGCTCTATTATATCTGGGTCAAAGTTCAGCTCTTTGACACGAGCAGGATCAGCTGTGGAGTCTGTTGTCacgtcttcttctctgccttttcttATCCAGGGTAAATTTATCTGCACATCACAAAGTCTGAAATCCTAAAGGTTCTTGTTGAGGCTGATGTCTGTTCAGAAAGAGAATATTTTCAACACAGACATGAACTCTACTGCAGAACAGGAGCTTCATTGACAATATATTAATAATGGTAGATAGATAACCTGAAAGATCTCATACAGTCTaatcaaaacattgttttaatgaCATCTTAAATATTCTGCAGTCAGAGTGGGAACAGGAGGGAAATTTaaaatctgagaaaaataattattaaagttttatattatattaatttatattaacatattattattattattattattattcgaTTAAATCCAGGGactattttcattcattcacctgAGTGATAACCTACAATAAAATCCAGTTTCTCATGATTACCACATGGACCTGAACGCAGCTCTGAAAACCTATCTCTGTGTAAAATGATGTAATATTATAATGTCTGAAGGAAcagcctgcagctctctgatcATTGCCCTGTCATCATCCTTGAACTCCTGGCAACTGTACAgattactctctctctctcacacacacacacacacacactcacacacacacatacacacactcacacacacagctcagttaTGTGAAGTGTGAGCTCCCTGCCATGGCTCACGTGTCGTCTCCACTTCACTACTTTATGCCAacacagcagtcagtcagtcagtcagtcacagctACAACAGTCAGTCTGACCTGGGGAAGAGGCTGACAGACTCTACTGCCCCAAGCCAAAAAGGGTGGGAGTCTATTTGTGTCCCTGAAGCTTTAAAGACACAGAACTCCACTCTCTACtacagctgcacaattaattgaaatataacCAAAATCTTAATGTGACCAAgttcaatatccaaatcacagcagctgcacttATTTTGATGAAGGTTAAATGTGTCACAGcgttgtgcattgttagcattagcattgttagcaccatcagtgttgtggtgctacagagacgcaACGACCTAAAGATCATGTTCTCCAGACGTAGAggaacaaaaatcacatcatttaaaaaaagattttcagtaaaaatggaaaaacaatcgtttaaactgaaatcacaatatctgccaaaataatcacatttaataTCATGCAGCCCTACACTAAACTAAATTAACCTGATTTCTCTCCAGTTTGTTGGGATTATTCACAGCTTTGggattttaagcaataaaattcaaatgtgtCATCATTAAGTCTCAtcagaaacatttgtttttatgttacacTGCAGCATCAGAGTCTGTCCAATTTCATATTGAGAGTTGCACAAAGTTGcacatttcaatttaaaaatcagtcagtcaacaacaacacatcactACAAATATCTAAATAAACAACAAGTTGAGCAGATTGGGACGACGATGACACAGTTACTAATTAACCTGGCTCGTCAGTGTATGATGCTCTGTGGTGATATGAACTCAGTATGAAGAACGTCACGCTGACAGGACTTGAGAGAGAACACAGTCCCCACAGGAAGTCAATGACTGCCGCCTAAATCCTGCTGGTGTCAGGGCAGATCAGAAAGAGAGGCTAAGTGAAATGCATGATG
The genomic region above belongs to Seriola aureovittata isolate HTS-2021-v1 ecotype China chromosome 9, ASM2101889v1, whole genome shotgun sequence and contains:
- the ifrd2 gene encoding interferon-related developmental regulator 2 isoform X1, coding for MPRSRKGKRGSGKPGSLRQEVLQLSAKVSLKGVRNGVKGESGASDDELTSDILSHCSSASETTSVLEEGTGGEQVDEQTAQEETEDKLKQCIDNLMDKSAKTRLAALESLRQAFSSKVLYDFLTERRLTVSDCLERSLKKGGGEEQAAAATVFALLCIQLEGGDEAEEGFKVLRPILTALLMDNSASIAARQSCARALGMCCYVSAAEEGEDLIKSLALLESIFMTSYPNREGALPTPKPGSPGLHSAALQAWSLLVTLCPASRLKVLLDLHLPKLQACLQSNDVNYRIAAGETIALLVELGRDIDEEFEVEDSEGLCECLKSLATDGNKHRAKNDRRKQRSIFREVLHYIENEDFTEEKIRFGVESVYIDSWMRRRIYDAFKEILESGVRHHLQFNPLLRDIFGLGPPIILDATVKGNKITRFEKHLFNSAAFKARTKQRNKVRDKRADVM
- the ifrd2 gene encoding interferon-related developmental regulator 2 isoform X2; this encodes MPRSRKGKRGSGKPGVRNGVKGESGASDDELTSDILSHCSSASETTSVLEEGTGGEQVDEQTAQEETEDKLKQCIDNLMDKSAKTRLAALESLRQAFSSKVLYDFLTERRLTVSDCLERSLKKGGGEEQAAAATVFALLCIQLEGGDEAEEGFKVLRPILTALLMDNSASIAARQSCARALGMCCYVSAAEEGEDLIKSLALLESIFMTSYPNREGALPTPKPGSPGLHSAALQAWSLLVTLCPASRLKVLLDLHLPKLQACLQSNDVNYRIAAGETIALLVELGRDIDEEFEVEDSEGLCECLKSLATDGNKHRAKNDRRKQRSIFREVLHYIENEDFTEEKIRFGVESVYIDSWMRRRIYDAFKEILESGVRHHLQFNPLLRDIFGLGPPIILDATVKGNKITRFEKHLFNSAAFKARTKQRNKVRDKRADVM